A single genomic interval of Koleobacter methoxysyntrophicus harbors:
- the iolG gene encoding inositol 2-dehydrogenase, whose protein sequence is MQKLKIGIIGAGRIGRLHAENIVANFGYVKVKSIADIFADKIKDWAYELGIKNVYTDYKEVIKDPEIDAVLICSSTDTHAKFIIESAKAGKHIFCEKPIDLNPEKVKEALEVVKQEGVKLQVGFNRRFDANFKSLRDAVMEGKIGDPHIIKITSRDPSPPPIDYIKVSGGIFLDMTIHDFDILRFLSGSEVEEVYTQAAVLVDPAIGEAGDVDTAIITLKMKNGALAVIDNSRKAVYGYDQRAEVFGSKGCVCIENEVPSSMVLSTVDGVYSEKPKYFFLERYKEAYIEEIRQFFECILKDTEPPVTGDDGLKPVLIGHAAWKSFKEGRPVKVEYDIMGGAEAM, encoded by the coding sequence ATGCAAAAGTTAAAAATCGGAATTATTGGAGCAGGAAGGATTGGAAGACTTCATGCTGAAAATATCGTTGCAAATTTTGGGTATGTTAAGGTCAAATCAATTGCAGACATATTTGCCGATAAAATTAAGGATTGGGCTTATGAACTGGGTATAAAAAACGTCTATACTGATTATAAAGAAGTTATAAAAGACCCTGAAATCGATGCAGTTTTGATTTGTTCTTCAACCGATACCCATGCAAAATTCATTATCGAATCGGCAAAAGCAGGAAAACACATTTTCTGTGAAAAACCTATTGACCTTAACCCGGAAAAAGTTAAAGAAGCCCTTGAAGTGGTAAAACAGGAAGGAGTAAAGCTGCAGGTTGGATTCAACAGAAGATTTGATGCAAACTTTAAGAGTTTACGCGATGCAGTTATGGAAGGTAAAATTGGAGATCCGCACATAATTAAAATTACTTCAAGAGATCCTTCACCTCCCCCGATTGATTATATCAAAGTATCAGGTGGAATATTTTTGGATATGACCATTCATGATTTTGACATATTAAGGTTTTTATCAGGTAGCGAAGTAGAGGAAGTGTACACACAGGCAGCGGTGCTTGTGGATCCGGCAATCGGTGAAGCCGGAGATGTAGACACAGCCATCATAACATTAAAAATGAAGAATGGAGCTTTAGCAGTAATTGATAACAGTAGAAAAGCAGTGTACGGCTACGACCAAAGAGCTGAAGTGTTTGGTTCAAAAGGTTGTGTTTGCATAGAAAATGAAGTTCCAAGTAGCATGGTGTTGAGTACTGTTGATGGAGTCTACAGCGAAAAACCTAAATATTTCTTCCTGGAGAGGTATAAAGAGGCTTATATCGAAGAAATAAGACAATTCTTTGAATGTATCCTAAAGGATACAGAACCACCTGTTACAGGTGATGATGGCTTGAAACCCGTATTGATAGGCCATGCTGCCTGGAAATCCTTCAAAGAAGGCAGACCAGTGAAAGTAGAATATGATATAATGGGGGGAGCGGAAGCAATGTAA
- the iolM gene encoding scyllo-inosose 3-dehydrogenase, with amino-acid sequence MKAVTLFADWDPKPDFKLGPKDIEGKQTYLGSKVWRNPRIEIVEHDIPEPGPEEVLIEVKACGICGSDVHMAEPDKDGYILYPGLTGFPTILGHELSGVVVKAGERAFDKTTNKPFKGGELVCAEEMVWCGSCKPCADGYPNHCERLDEIGFNINGAFAKYIVLPAKLLWSLEPLRKRYKDEEIFLAGSLVEPTSVAYNAVIERGGGIRPGDNVVICGGGPIGLAACAILKRQGAANVILSEPQPERAELGLKMGADHVINPLEKDFAEEVLRLTDGMGANLYLEATGLPDKVYPGIEQAIWEGRTLNSTVVIVARADAKIPVTGEVLQVRRARIIGAQGHSGHGTFPRVIQAMASGMDMLPLITKKISLEEVPENIIELRTNRKDCKITCVMD; translated from the coding sequence ATGAAAGCGGTTACACTTTTTGCGGATTGGGATCCAAAACCTGATTTTAAGTTAGGTCCAAAAGATATTGAAGGGAAACAGACCTATCTTGGTAGTAAAGTATGGAGAAATCCACGAATAGAAATAGTCGAACATGATATTCCAGAGCCCGGTCCTGAAGAGGTTTTAATTGAAGTAAAGGCCTGCGGAATTTGTGGCAGTGATGTTCATATGGCAGAACCAGATAAAGATGGATATATTTTGTATCCTGGTCTAACAGGTTTTCCAACCATTTTAGGACATGAGCTTTCTGGAGTTGTTGTAAAAGCCGGTGAGAGAGCATTTGATAAAACGACTAACAAACCTTTCAAAGGTGGAGAATTGGTATGTGCTGAAGAAATGGTATGGTGTGGAAGCTGTAAACCTTGTGCTGATGGATATCCAAACCACTGTGAAAGGTTGGATGAAATAGGGTTTAATATAAATGGTGCCTTCGCGAAATATATAGTTCTCCCAGCAAAATTGCTATGGAGCCTGGAACCTCTAAGAAAAAGATATAAGGATGAAGAGATTTTTCTTGCAGGCAGCCTGGTTGAACCAACAAGTGTGGCTTACAATGCGGTAATTGAACGTGGTGGTGGAATAAGACCTGGAGATAATGTGGTAATATGTGGAGGAGGGCCTATAGGTCTTGCAGCATGTGCAATATTAAAGAGGCAAGGAGCGGCTAATGTAATACTGTCTGAGCCACAACCTGAAAGAGCTGAATTGGGATTAAAAATGGGTGCTGATCATGTTATTAATCCCTTAGAGAAAGATTTCGCTGAGGAAGTGCTAAGATTAACGGATGGAATGGGAGCAAACCTTTACTTGGAGGCAACTGGGCTTCCGGATAAAGTATATCCCGGAATCGAACAAGCGATTTGGGAAGGCCGAACTTTGAACAGCACTGTAGTAATTGTTGCAAGGGCAGATGCAAAAATCCCAGTAACAGGGGAAGTGCTACAGGTAAGAAGAGCTAGAATTATAGGAGCTCAGGGTCATTCTGGTCATGGAACCTTCCCAAGAGTTATCCAGGCTATGGCCAGTGGTATGGATATGCTGCCTCTTATTACAAAGAAGATCAGCCTTGAAGAAGTGCCAGAAAACATAATTGAATTAAGGACCAATAGAAAAGACTGTAAAATAACATGTGTTATGGATTAA
- the iolN gene encoding 3-dehydro-scyllo-inosose hydrolase, producing the protein MAKEKDKKWLLTDNPAIIFEDNEVGRLKKQIWDASEEEIDKILEEYEIPSESELGKPGCYIQNTPRIKVIEKRRKNDIVFVPIGCTENHGIHANSGLDTFMVTQILEGVRRYTAKQGREVSLAFPPLNYGGHPYHHIGMPGTVIMPKEAVEETIIYTMLGLWNDGFRKIILVNNHGHLWMLESAIHEFMKRYQLPGIFRVIDWHRAVREFFYPVDREDSLETHFIHADESETSVGLLMFPGMIDMSVVQDAEGESFLPDGHFDKSVDPYRRPSRWSEGEGHMAIERAATPEGVVGKPSLASAKKAKRPIAAILKYLTLVHDQILEAFPPGKVPPVEKVTLRTEKEMEPFLKEPGSKGWKSVYELPQIGVFHKL; encoded by the coding sequence ATGGCAAAAGAAAAAGACAAAAAATGGTTACTTACTGATAACCCCGCTATAATCTTTGAAGATAATGAAGTTGGGAGACTCAAAAAACAGATTTGGGATGCATCAGAAGAAGAAATAGATAAGATTTTGGAAGAGTATGAAATTCCTTCAGAATCTGAACTGGGTAAACCCGGATGTTACATTCAAAACACTCCACGGATTAAAGTTATCGAGAAAAGAAGAAAAAATGATATCGTGTTTGTCCCCATAGGATGTACAGAAAACCATGGAATCCATGCAAACAGCGGTCTTGATACATTTATGGTAACTCAGATTTTGGAAGGCGTACGCAGATACACTGCTAAACAGGGAAGAGAAGTTAGCCTTGCATTTCCACCTTTGAATTATGGAGGTCATCCATACCACCACATTGGTATGCCAGGCACTGTAATAATGCCAAAAGAGGCAGTAGAAGAAACAATTATATACACAATGTTGGGTTTATGGAATGATGGATTCCGTAAAATTATCCTTGTGAACAATCATGGCCATCTTTGGATGTTAGAATCAGCGATTCATGAATTCATGAAACGTTATCAACTGCCTGGTATATTCCGTGTAATAGATTGGCACAGGGCTGTTAGAGAATTTTTCTATCCTGTCGATCGTGAAGACAGCCTTGAAACTCACTTCATTCATGCGGATGAAAGCGAAACTTCGGTAGGTCTCCTTATGTTCCCGGGTATGATTGATATGAGTGTTGTTCAAGATGCTGAAGGGGAAAGTTTCTTACCTGATGGCCATTTTGACAAATCCGTTGACCCCTACAGAAGACCCAGTCGCTGGTCTGAAGGAGAAGGTCACATGGCAATAGAGCGGGCTGCTACTCCTGAAGGTGTTGTGGGGAAACCCAGTCTGGCTTCGGCGAAAAAAGCAAAAAGGCCCATAGCAGCTATTCTCAAATATTTAACACTGGTACATGATCAAATACTGGAGGCTTTCCCACCAGGAAAAGTGCCACCAGTAGAAAAAGTAACATTGCGCACTGAAAAAGAAATGGAGCCTTTCCTAAAAGAGCCGGGAAGCAAAGGCTGGAAATCTGTCTACGAACTACCACAAATCGGAGTATTTCACAAACTATAA
- the iolO gene encoding 5-keto-L-gluconate epimerase — MKKCIVVSISDAKFSALAFKEDVENSIRKVAELGFDAVELHVRDPKEADVDSIKQLVYAYNLSVPAIGTGQVYGEDGLSFTDPDKDIREKAIQRIKTHADFAAHFNAQVIIGLVRGKLQEGMAFAEAEKYFVECMRKCGDYAAKKNVILTVEPINRYETNLYNTIEEMLEVIGKIDRENIGILADTFHMNIEEPDIFESLKKTGDRITHVHFADSNRWAPGCGHIDFDKVVSTLKEIGYNGAVSAEILPKPSPEESARLTIEHMKKIGL, encoded by the coding sequence ATGAAAAAGTGTATAGTAGTGTCAATATCTGATGCGAAATTTTCAGCCCTTGCCTTCAAAGAAGATGTGGAAAACAGCATAAGAAAAGTAGCTGAGCTTGGATTTGATGCTGTAGAACTCCATGTAAGGGATCCAAAAGAGGCAGATGTTGATTCGATTAAGCAATTGGTATATGCCTACAATTTATCAGTTCCTGCAATAGGAACTGGTCAGGTGTATGGTGAAGATGGTTTGAGTTTTACAGATCCTGATAAGGATATAAGAGAAAAAGCCATCCAAAGAATAAAAACCCATGCGGATTTCGCGGCGCATTTCAATGCCCAGGTTATAATCGGGCTTGTCCGCGGGAAACTTCAAGAAGGGATGGCCTTTGCAGAAGCGGAAAAATATTTTGTAGAGTGTATGAGGAAATGTGGAGATTACGCAGCTAAAAAAAATGTGATTCTTACTGTAGAACCCATAAACAGGTATGAAACTAACCTTTATAACACTATAGAAGAAATGCTGGAAGTTATCGGCAAGATTGACAGAGAAAATATAGGGATCCTTGCAGACACATTTCATATGAACATAGAGGAACCTGATATTTTTGAAAGCCTAAAAAAGACTGGAGACCGTATAACTCATGTTCATTTTGCTGATAGCAACAGATGGGCTCCGGGATGTGGTCATATAGACTTTGATAAAGTTGTTTCAACTTTAAAAGAAATCGGATATAATGGTGCGGTTTCTGCTGAAATTTTGCCCAAACCATCTCCAGAGGAGTCCGCAAGGTTGACAATTGAGCACATGAAAAAAATCGGGTTATGA
- a CDS encoding tagaturonate reductase — MLLKRELIQQGKIDEKLISFKGEGLPEKVIQFGEGNFLRAFVEWMFHEMNKKGLFNGKAVAVQPIPFGRAKEINEQDGLYTLILRGIQQGQVIEKKEIITSLSRCINPYENYDELLKCAENPEIKYMISNTTEAGIAYDKEDSLENKPPKSFPGKVTAYLYHRFKHFNGAPDKGMVIIPCELIDRNGDKLKEIVLKLIQDWNLSEEFKEWVEQNCKFLNTLVDRIVTGYSEKDVEKIREEYGYQDKNLDTGEIFHLWVIEGDEKLKEELPFHKAGLNIIWTDDMTPYRTRKVRILNGAHTMTVPTGFLYGIDTVKEAVEHPVIGKYMEKGIYEEIIPSLDLDKKDMLKFANDVVERFKNPFIKHYLIDISLNSTSKFKTRVLPSIIEYVKRKGQLPKILTFSLAALIAFYRGTVIKDGKLIAKRNGEEYEIRDNIEALKFFKNLWNREIKNEDDFKAIVDKVLCHEKFWGQDLREVEGLKATVATYLKQIIERGMEESVAKLVKEKEV, encoded by the coding sequence ATGCTTTTAAAAAGGGAACTTATACAGCAGGGGAAAATAGATGAAAAACTTATTTCCTTTAAAGGTGAAGGGCTCCCGGAAAAAGTAATTCAATTTGGAGAAGGCAATTTTTTGAGAGCCTTTGTAGAGTGGATGTTTCATGAGATGAACAAAAAAGGATTATTCAATGGTAAAGCAGTAGCTGTTCAACCCATTCCTTTCGGGAGGGCAAAAGAAATAAATGAACAAGATGGTCTATACACTCTTATTTTGAGAGGTATTCAACAAGGGCAGGTAATCGAGAAAAAAGAGATCATTACTTCATTAAGCCGCTGTATTAATCCATATGAAAACTATGATGAGTTACTAAAATGTGCTGAAAACCCTGAAATAAAATATATGATTTCCAATACAACAGAAGCTGGTATAGCCTATGATAAAGAGGACAGTTTAGAGAACAAACCACCAAAATCCTTTCCAGGGAAAGTAACAGCATACCTGTATCATAGATTTAAACACTTTAACGGTGCACCGGATAAAGGAATGGTTATCATACCATGTGAGCTGATTGATAGAAACGGTGATAAACTAAAAGAAATAGTGTTAAAGCTTATTCAGGATTGGAATTTATCGGAAGAGTTTAAAGAATGGGTTGAGCAAAACTGCAAGTTTTTAAACACCCTTGTAGATCGAATAGTCACAGGTTATTCTGAAAAAGACGTGGAAAAAATCCGGGAGGAATACGGTTATCAAGACAAAAACCTTGATACCGGTGAAATATTCCACCTGTGGGTTATAGAAGGAGATGAAAAGCTCAAAGAAGAGCTACCCTTCCACAAAGCTGGATTAAATATAATCTGGACGGATGATATGACTCCATACAGAACAAGAAAAGTTAGGATCCTAAATGGAGCCCACACTATGACTGTGCCAACAGGATTTTTATATGGAATCGATACAGTAAAAGAAGCTGTTGAACATCCTGTAATCGGAAAATACATGGAAAAAGGTATATATGAGGAGATTATACCCAGCCTAGACCTGGACAAAAAGGATATGCTTAAATTTGCCAATGATGTAGTTGAAAGGTTCAAAAATCCCTTTATAAAACATTATTTGATAGACATTTCCCTTAATTCAACATCCAAATTCAAGACAAGGGTGCTGCCTTCAATAATCGAGTATGTAAAAAGAAAAGGCCAGCTTCCTAAAATCCTTACATTCTCCCTGGCGGCCCTTATAGCCTTTTACAGAGGAACAGTCATCAAAGATGGCAAATTAATAGCAAAAAGAAATGGTGAAGAATATGAAATCAGGGACAACATAGAAGCCCTTAAATTTTTCAAAAACCTGTGGAACAGAGAAATTAAAAATGAAGATGACTTTAAAGCAATTGTTGACAAAGTTTTGTGCCATGAAAAGTTCTGGGGTCAAGATTTAAGAGAAGTAGAAGGCCTTAAAGCTACAGTTGCAACATACCTTAAACAAATTATTGAAAGGGGTATGGAAGAAAGTGTAGCAAAACTTGTTAAGGAAAAGGAGGTGTAA
- a CDS encoding bifunctional 2-keto-4-hydroxyglutarate aldolase/2-keto-3-deoxy-6-phosphogluconate aldolase yields the protein MIPKYETLKRILDCGIIAVVRAKSPEQALKIAEACKEGGITSIEITMTVPGAIDVIKQVASTYPKDQILVGAGTVLDAETARAAMLAGAEYIVSPHLNQEVVKICNRYQKICMPGAMSIKEIVEAMEAGADVVKLFPGSLFGPKAIKAIKGPLPQAELVPTGGVSLDNVEEWIKAGAAAVGVGGDLTKEAIQKNDYSIITQKARQFVEKIKKARQKL from the coding sequence ATGATACCCAAATATGAAACTTTAAAAAGAATTCTTGACTGTGGGATCATAGCTGTAGTAAGGGCCAAATCACCAGAGCAGGCTCTCAAAATTGCCGAGGCCTGTAAAGAAGGCGGAATAACATCCATCGAGATAACCATGACAGTGCCCGGAGCAATAGACGTCATAAAACAAGTAGCCTCCACATACCCAAAAGACCAGATTCTTGTAGGAGCAGGAACAGTATTGGATGCCGAAACAGCAAGAGCAGCCATGCTGGCCGGTGCAGAATACATCGTAAGCCCCCACCTTAATCAGGAAGTAGTAAAGATATGCAACAGGTATCAGAAAATCTGCATGCCCGGAGCAATGTCAATAAAAGAAATAGTAGAAGCCATGGAAGCCGGAGCCGATGTAGTGAAGCTGTTTCCCGGCAGTCTGTTCGGCCCCAAAGCAATAAAAGCCATAAAAGGCCCCCTGCCCCAGGCGGAGCTGGTGCCCACCGGAGGAGTTAGCCTTGACAACGTAGAAGAGTGGATAAAAGCGGGAGCAGCCGCCGTAGGAGTAGGAGGCGACCTCACAAAAGAAGCCATACAAAAAAACGATTACAGCATTATAACCCAGAAAGCCAGACAATTCGTAGAAAAAATCAAAAAAGCAAGACAAAAACTATAA
- a CDS encoding sugar kinase: MTKKVVTLGEIMLRLSTPGYQRFIQAQSFDVTYGGGEANVAVSLANYGLDAYFVTKLPDNPIGLAALNHLRRYGVKTDYIVRGGDRLGIYFLETGASQRPSKVVYDRAGSAISSAKPEEFDWDKIFDGAAWFHFTGITPALSDEATEVTKAAAKAAKKHGVKVSCDLNYRKKLWSPEKANKVMTELMEYVDIAIGNEEDAEKAFGIKAAESDITTGQLSEEGYKQVAKQLVEKFGFEKVAITLRESYSASDNGWSALLYDGSEYYRSRKYNVRIVDRVGGGDSFAGGLIYSLLNGYDYQRAVEFAVAASCLKHTIPGDFNMVTVDEVNTLVEGDASGRVQR, translated from the coding sequence ATGACGAAAAAAGTAGTCACATTAGGAGAGATAATGCTGAGGCTGTCAACTCCCGGCTATCAACGATTCATCCAGGCCCAAAGCTTTGATGTAACCTATGGAGGAGGAGAAGCCAATGTAGCAGTATCATTGGCAAACTATGGTCTTGATGCATACTTTGTCACAAAACTTCCCGACAACCCCATAGGCCTGGCGGCATTAAACCACTTGAGGAGATATGGAGTAAAAACAGACTACATCGTAAGAGGAGGAGACCGATTAGGCATATACTTCTTAGAGACCGGAGCATCCCAGCGTCCCTCCAAAGTAGTGTATGACAGAGCGGGTTCAGCCATATCCAGCGCAAAACCCGAAGAATTTGACTGGGATAAAATCTTTGACGGTGCAGCATGGTTCCACTTCACAGGTATAACCCCTGCATTAAGTGATGAAGCCACAGAAGTAACAAAAGCCGCGGCAAAAGCAGCCAAAAAACACGGAGTAAAAGTAAGCTGTGACCTAAACTACCGTAAGAAACTCTGGTCACCAGAAAAAGCAAACAAGGTAATGACAGAGCTTATGGAATACGTTGATATAGCAATAGGCAATGAAGAAGACGCAGAAAAAGCATTTGGTATCAAAGCAGCAGAATCAGACATAACTACCGGCCAGCTCAGTGAAGAAGGGTATAAACAGGTAGCAAAACAACTGGTAGAAAAATTCGGCTTCGAAAAGGTAGCCATAACCTTAAGAGAGAGCTATTCTGCATCAGACAATGGCTGGTCAGCGCTGTTGTATGACGGCAGCGAGTATTACCGTTCAAGGAAATACAACGTCAGGATAGTAGACAGAGTAGGAGGAGGAGACTCTTTTGCAGGTGGATTAATATACTCCCTTCTCAATGGATATGACTATCAGCGTGCGGTGGAGTTCGCCGTAGCAGCATCCTGTCTAAAACACACCATTCCCGGGGACTTCAACATGGTAACTGTGGATGAAGTCAATACCCTTGTAGAAGGTGATGCTTCCGGTAGAGTCCAGAGGTAA
- a CDS encoding UxaA family hydrolase: MKKILKINEKDNVVITLEDIKAGDVIETDRKSIYVKENIAVGHKLAIKKMNKGDKVIKYGFPIGHATKEINEGEWVHTHNIKTNLSEILDYTYNPIDISFKKEKSELAFKGFKRDDGQIGIRNEIWIIPTVGCVNKSAKLIAEAIKGMFDSDIDGVYHFEHPYGCSQLGEDHENTQKILKNMVKHPNAGAVLVLGLGCENNNVEEFKKLLGDYDSDRVKFLISQEVEDEVEEGIRIVTEELSRYAKRFRREEVSVSELKVGLKCGGSDAFSGITANPLVGAFSDRLVKWGGTTVLTEVPEMFGAETILMNRAVNEQIFRKIVKLINDFKNYFLEYDQPIYENPSPGNKKGGITTLEEKSLGCTQKGGTTPVVDVLEYGDLLKAKGLNLLQGPGNDLVASTVLAAAGCQMVLFTTGRGTPFGTFVPTVKISSNTRLFNNKQNWMDFNAGVLTEGISMEQLVEEFISYLLKVASGEIKTKNEIRGYREIAIFKHGVTL; the protein is encoded by the coding sequence ATGAAAAAAATCCTGAAAATCAATGAAAAAGACAACGTAGTAATAACTCTTGAAGATATAAAAGCCGGTGATGTTATAGAAACAGACAGAAAAAGTATCTATGTCAAAGAAAACATCGCTGTTGGCCATAAGTTAGCCATAAAAAAAATGAACAAAGGTGATAAGGTAATAAAATATGGTTTCCCCATAGGACATGCAACCAAAGAAATTAATGAAGGGGAATGGGTTCATACCCACAACATCAAAACAAATCTATCGGAAATTCTTGATTATACCTACAACCCTATCGACATAAGCTTTAAAAAAGAGAAATCGGAACTTGCTTTTAAAGGGTTCAAACGAGATGATGGTCAGATAGGGATAAGAAATGAAATTTGGATAATTCCTACTGTTGGATGTGTCAACAAAAGTGCGAAATTGATAGCTGAAGCAATTAAAGGTATGTTTGATAGTGATATCGATGGAGTATACCATTTTGAACACCCTTATGGCTGCTCACAGCTTGGAGAAGACCATGAGAATACACAAAAAATATTAAAAAATATGGTTAAACATCCAAATGCGGGAGCAGTTCTGGTATTGGGCCTTGGTTGTGAGAACAATAATGTGGAAGAGTTTAAAAAACTACTGGGAGATTATGACAGTGATAGGGTAAAATTTTTAATAAGTCAGGAAGTAGAAGATGAAGTTGAAGAAGGAATAAGAATTGTTACAGAAGAACTATCAAGATATGCGAAAAGATTTAGACGAGAGGAAGTTTCTGTATCAGAACTAAAAGTTGGCTTAAAATGTGGAGGATCTGATGCTTTTTCCGGTATAACTGCTAATCCCCTTGTAGGAGCATTTTCTGATAGGCTGGTGAAGTGGGGTGGCACAACAGTACTTACTGAAGTTCCTGAGATGTTTGGAGCTGAAACCATTCTTATGAATAGAGCAGTCAATGAACAGATTTTTCGCAAAATAGTGAAGCTTATAAATGATTTTAAAAACTACTTTTTGGAATACGACCAACCCATTTACGAGAATCCATCACCCGGTAACAAAAAAGGAGGCATTACTACTCTTGAAGAAAAGTCTTTAGGGTGTACACAAAAAGGCGGAACTACACCAGTAGTTGATGTTTTAGAGTATGGGGATTTGCTAAAAGCAAAAGGGCTAAACCTCCTGCAGGGGCCCGGGAATGATCTGGTTGCTTCAACGGTTTTAGCTGCAGCTGGGTGCCAGATGGTATTATTTACTACAGGAAGAGGCACTCCTTTTGGTACATTTGTGCCAACCGTTAAAATTTCTTCAAACACAAGATTATTCAACAACAAACAAAATTGGATGGATTTTAACGCCGGTGTGCTTACTGAGGGAATTTCTATGGAACAGCTGGTTGAAGAATTTATAAGCTATTTATTAAAAGTTGCTAGCGGGGAAATAAAGACAAAAAATGAAATCAGAGGCTACAGAGAGATTGCTATTTTTAAACATGGAGTTACATTATGA
- a CDS encoding SDR family NAD(P)-dependent oxidoreductase, with amino-acid sequence MILEKFSLKGKKALITGAARGLGQVMAVGLAEAGADVAGVSHSSDDTETKAKIENMGRKYFSIKADLKKMSEIKRVIKEAVKNLGHIDILVNNSGIIQRAPAEEFTEKDWDDVMDATAKAIFSLSQAAARHMIKRGKGKIINIASLLSFSYVR; translated from the coding sequence ATGATATTAGAAAAATTTAGTCTTAAAGGGAAGAAAGCGCTGATTACAGGAGCAGCCAGAGGCCTGGGCCAGGTTATGGCTGTTGGGCTTGCAGAGGCGGGAGCAGATGTTGCAGGAGTAAGCCACTCAAGCGATGATACAGAGACAAAAGCCAAGATAGAAAACATGGGTAGAAAGTATTTTTCAATCAAAGCTGATTTAAAAAAGATGAGCGAAATAAAGCGAGTAATAAAAGAAGCAGTTAAGAACCTGGGACACATAGATATACTGGTAAACAACTCAGGAATCATACAAAGAGCTCCGGCTGAAGAATTTACCGAAAAAGACTGGGATGATGTAATGGATGCAACTGCAAAAGCCATTTTTTCCCTCAGCCAGGCAGCAGCAAGGCACATGATTAAAAGAGGAAAAGGGAAGATCATAAATATCGCCTCCCTTTTATCTTTTAGTTATGTCAGATAA
- a CDS encoding ISKra4 family transposase — MLTKYGKINIHRNYYFCRYCHKGFAPIDDEIGLLGEHKVTMEMADLITYAGQVAMSFEKASEMIEKFTGIEVSGSLIRSVTEETGEKVFKQDMARAEESYKKPEIATPQVLDRYKKEGVLYIFTDGSTVNTTLKDKNGSSWREMKLGLVFWDGDSISRKDGKKIITKKEYVSFFGGVEEFKKLLFDAAARAGYGKIRQVVFIGDGSHWIWNMCNELFPDAVQILDYYHLSENVHAFARYLYPDNEVKMKGWVNDILDKIDEGLIDEVLASLPDLKDVKLPVQVPNLKVYIENNRGRIDYRRYRLRGYCIGSGAIESGHKLVIHQRMKQSGMRWSISGGQYVAALRAKYASNQWDKVRAAIGL; from the coding sequence ATACTAACAAAGTATGGGAAAATTAACATACATCGTAATTATTACTTCTGCCGTTATTGTCATAAAGGATTTGCTCCCATAGACGATGAAATTGGGTTATTGGGAGAGCATAAAGTAACGATGGAAATGGCGGACTTAATAACTTATGCAGGGCAGGTAGCGATGTCCTTTGAGAAGGCATCGGAAATGATAGAGAAGTTCACAGGGATAGAGGTAAGTGGAAGCCTGATAAGGTCGGTAACCGAGGAAACCGGAGAAAAGGTATTCAAACAGGACATGGCAAGGGCAGAGGAGTCGTATAAGAAGCCTGAGATAGCAACCCCACAGGTATTAGACAGGTATAAAAAAGAAGGTGTCCTGTATATTTTTACAGATGGTTCTACTGTTAACACGACATTAAAAGATAAAAACGGGTCGAGCTGGCGGGAAATGAAACTGGGGCTTGTATTTTGGGATGGAGATAGTATCAGCAGGAAAGATGGGAAAAAGATTATCACAAAGAAAGAATATGTATCTTTCTTTGGAGGAGTCGAGGAATTTAAAAAGTTATTGTTTGACGCAGCGGCCAGAGCCGGTTACGGAAAAATCCGTCAGGTAGTGTTTATCGGGGACGGGTCGCATTGGATTTGGAACATGTGCAATGAATTGTTTCCGGATGCGGTACAGATACTTGATTATTACCATTTAAGTGAGAATGTGCATGCATTTGCGAGATATCTTTATCCTGACAATGAAGTAAAGATGAAAGGCTGGGTGAACGATATACTGGATAAGATAGACGAAGGTCTTATAGATGAAGTTTTGGCAAGTCTTCCCGATTTAAAAGATGTAAAGCTTCCTGTGCAGGTACCAAACCTTAAAGTATATATTGAGAATAATCGTGGGCGGATCGATTATCGGCGTTATAGGCTAAGAGGATATTGTATAGGGAGTGGAGCGATAGAAAGCGGGCACAAACTGGTGATACATCAACGGATGAAGCAATCCGGTATGCGGTGGAGCATATCCGGAGGTCAGTATGTAGCGGCTTTGAGGGCAAAATATGCAAGTAATCAGTGGGATAAGGTAAGAGCGGCTATTGGGTTGTAA